One window of the Bradyrhizobium sp. NP1 genome contains the following:
- a CDS encoding MFS transporter: protein MSNAASDVRPASTWRTPLVIIVCGCAVALLGFGPRASVGFFIQPMSRDLSWGRDVFGLALAVQNLLWGLGQPIAGAIADRFGTFRVMVVGALMYAAGLAVMRYATTPMSLELGAGVLMGFGLSGCSFNLVLSAFSKLLPPERRGIALGAGTAAGSFGQFLFAPFGVALIDNFGWQTALMVFAALMLLIVPLSLALNTGPATASSDVASGGEQSFRTALAEAFGHRSYVLLVLGFFTCGFQLAFVTVHLPPFLVDRGISVQIGGWVVAAIGLFNIVGSLSVGWLQNYLPKRYILSVIYLARALATVAFISFPITPFSAIAFGAASGLLWLSTVPPTSALVFLMFGTRWFTTLYGFAFVSHQVGGFLGVWLGGIVFEKFGSYTPIWWLSVLFGVLSALINLPIVEKPVARLARPVPAT, encoded by the coding sequence ATGTCCAACGCGGCAAGCGACGTCAGGCCAGCCTCGACCTGGCGCACGCCTCTCGTGATCATCGTCTGCGGCTGCGCGGTCGCGCTGCTGGGCTTCGGGCCACGCGCGAGCGTCGGTTTCTTCATCCAGCCGATGAGCCGCGATCTGTCATGGGGCCGCGACGTGTTCGGCCTGGCGCTGGCGGTGCAGAACCTGTTGTGGGGCCTGGGCCAGCCGATCGCCGGCGCCATCGCCGACCGCTTCGGCACCTTCCGCGTGATGGTGGTCGGCGCGCTGATGTATGCGGCCGGCCTTGCCGTGATGCGCTACGCCACGACGCCGATGTCGCTCGAGCTCGGTGCCGGCGTGCTGATGGGCTTCGGCCTGTCCGGTTGCTCGTTCAATCTCGTGCTGTCGGCTTTCAGCAAGCTGCTGCCGCCGGAGCGGCGCGGGATCGCGCTCGGCGCCGGCACCGCCGCGGGATCGTTCGGGCAGTTCCTGTTCGCGCCCTTCGGCGTGGCGCTGATCGACAATTTCGGCTGGCAGACCGCGCTCATGGTGTTTGCCGCGCTGATGCTCCTGATCGTGCCGCTCTCGCTCGCGCTCAACACCGGGCCGGCGACGGCGTCGAGCGACGTCGCCTCCGGCGGCGAGCAGTCGTTCCGCACCGCGCTCGCGGAGGCGTTCGGCCATCGCTCCTACGTGCTGCTGGTGCTCGGCTTCTTCACCTGCGGCTTCCAGCTCGCCTTCGTTACCGTGCATCTGCCGCCGTTCCTGGTCGACCGCGGCATCTCCGTCCAGATCGGCGGCTGGGTGGTCGCGGCGATCGGCCTGTTCAACATCGTGGGCTCGCTCAGCGTCGGCTGGCTGCAGAACTACCTGCCCAAGCGCTACATCCTGTCGGTGATCTATCTCGCGCGCGCGCTTGCCACCGTTGCCTTCATCTCGTTCCCGATCACCCCGTTCTCGGCGATCGCGTTCGGCGCTGCGAGCGGCCTGCTATGGCTGTCGACGGTGCCGCCGACTTCGGCGCTGGTGTTCCTGATGTTCGGCACGCGCTGGTTCACCACGCTTTACGGCTTTGCCTTCGTCAGCCATCAGGTGGGTGGCTTCCTCGGCGTCTGGCTCGGCGGCATCGTGTTCGAGAAGTTCGGCTCCTACACGCCGATCTGGTGGCTTTCCGTGCTGTTCGGCGTGTTGTCGGCACTGATCAACCTGCCGATCGTCGAGAAGCCGGTCGCGCGCTTGGCGCGCCCGGTTCCGGCGACCTGA
- a CDS encoding MDR family oxidoreductase, whose protein sequence is MATFKAIRIDKADKGTTAALTQFDEAELMDGDVTVAVEWSTLNYKDGLALTGKAPVVRRFPMIAGIDFAGTVTQSSHPAWKAGDKVICTGWGMGETHLGAYAQKARVKGDWLVRLPDGMSARQAMAIGTAGFTAMLAVLALEKQGVSPNSGPVVVTGAAGGVGSVAIAVLARLGYHVIASTGRMAEAGYLKGLGATEVIDRAELAGQPKPLGKERWAGGVDSVGSTTLANLLSMTKYGGAIAACGLAAGMDLPSSVAPFILRGVCLLGIDSVMCPIAAREIAWRRLASDLDPAKLSEITHEIALDQVLAEAPKILAGQVRGRVVVKIP, encoded by the coding sequence GTGGCCACGTTCAAGGCGATCAGGATCGACAAGGCGGACAAGGGTACCACCGCCGCGCTCACGCAATTCGACGAGGCCGAGTTGATGGATGGCGACGTCACCGTCGCCGTCGAATGGTCGACGCTGAACTACAAGGACGGGCTCGCGCTGACCGGCAAGGCGCCCGTGGTCCGGCGCTTTCCGATGATCGCGGGCATCGACTTCGCGGGCACTGTCACGCAGTCCAGCCATCCGGCCTGGAAGGCCGGCGACAAGGTGATCTGCACCGGCTGGGGCATGGGCGAAACCCATCTCGGCGCCTACGCGCAGAAGGCGCGCGTCAAGGGCGACTGGCTGGTGCGGTTGCCCGACGGCATGTCGGCGCGCCAGGCGATGGCGATCGGCACCGCCGGCTTCACCGCCATGCTCGCGGTGCTCGCGCTGGAAAAGCAGGGGGTGTCGCCGAATAGCGGCCCGGTGGTGGTCACCGGTGCGGCCGGCGGCGTCGGCTCGGTCGCCATCGCCGTGCTCGCCAGGCTCGGCTATCACGTCATCGCCTCGACCGGCCGGATGGCGGAGGCGGGCTATCTGAAAGGCCTCGGCGCCACCGAGGTGATCGATCGCGCTGAACTGGCCGGCCAGCCGAAGCCGCTCGGCAAGGAACGCTGGGCCGGCGGCGTCGACAGCGTCGGCTCGACCACGCTCGCCAACCTGTTGTCGATGACGAAGTATGGCGGCGCCATCGCGGCCTGTGGCCTTGCCGCCGGCATGGACCTGCCGTCCTCGGTCGCCCCGTTTATTTTGCGGGGGGTGTGCCTTCTCGGCATCGATTCCGTGATGTGTCCGATTGCAGCGCGCGAGATCGCCTGGCGGCGCCTTGCCAGCGACCTGGATCCCGCAAAACTATCTGAAATAACTCATGAAATTGCGCTTGATCAGGTCCTCGCGGAGGCGCCGAAAATCCTCGCCGGCCAGGTCCGCGGCCGCGTCGTGGTAAAAATTCCCTAG